The following coding sequences are from one Paenibacillus tundrae window:
- a CDS encoding S-layer homology domain-containing protein has translation MLFKRFISLMLVVVMLVPLINVGGVASADGLTPRERLNEQRNDYFVNNYPSIISTVQSILEEPGFINLPDDYSSLTDSQKLEIAEGVINLISPNVQYSEDGQVEYIFNLIYHLAKLTKQADASTFQQTVTSLYELLGDVDTYFLNISDQDLNQLRNASSSYSLLSGVDRALLVNTAYFKYARTNFGNSVSYGTKLSFMTTQIALFNGVNGTSVSSALNQLYSVYTATQDYIQHQDSNFPPFVLNLSKMSEIVHDSELGELADWIIDNRPENGYVDIAQVQSAFDSFFADAPWLDQYNEFKKTARRTNPEDIQKAIAFFSDEQFGVSPDFKSLSAEDQQAVADYLLKNDPPTAAGYTSQGQVQIMVEVAMRALDVVHQIGGPTAKTALDAFYTKQAERVNYFNDAVEREEFYRLVHVYLTSSDLEKRMTAYRFELRLTTSPTISRVMGETESAVELTPYLNRVETKADMKDKIEKIAYIQSEVETYNTNNPTKPMENFPLDFSEFNKLTGTDKNELAMHMLEKRPNGGYLTYADIQYAFDQYLNPDIDNGNEYNLRDVNYAREDEDTDDMIMAIEHLEDITLPQEYSNFTPELKKYVAKFLIYQVGEDYETESQVQYMIELAVQAQLVWEQKELSVLQNKLDILAQSLSDGLEHFNDRKTEDLHKIGQRYLDLGQVNKPVLAYTFLHLLVKERLEGTSAGDIPNPEFILELLSAPFEPIEKADTVEKMDLWLDKTMQDQLSGEQFFHGKKIDFSGSLNLSKRADLSNEGKKELAEWVLEHKEDGYESASHLQYVIDQFFTAPNVTGDNTAKKLIGLDSTMEISFDGGLNWLDLELIQRLDLNRNVTVLVRYKAISDEMPGRALKFVFTAKDSDGGNTTTPTPTNPSTPSPSTPTSSAGAPSTTPAPSTKQEQIVVDVNGVNGTNLTKTPITRTTETNGVIKDLVKMSEAIAKESVEKAKQFGTDTARIVIPDAQDAVSETRIELPKAAVKQLNDGALKLEISTGNVVISVPTSSIAGFDQDLYFRVVPLKLESERKEVEERAKKERLIQEIAPNTNVRVLARPVEIETNMQSREVTLTLPLRNSLPTDPAARQQALDNLAIYIEHSDGTKELIQGKLVKLTDNSEGIEFTVTKFSTFTLVVVDGLKASQSSQLPYIQGFGADFRPEALVTRAQMAAMLARNLTDEAGSSSAASVNYTDVSATHWATSEIQKAQSAGMMNGLSTTQFAPEGSITRAQMATIAYRWMQQQANPVTGIEAEATFTDVSADLWASDAIAYVQSAGLMIGYSDGSFKPNNKLSRAEAVKVLNVLFNRTPRTGVVTPSFSDVPATHWAYADIEAAAQK, from the coding sequence ATGTTATTCAAGCGGTTTATCAGTTTAATGTTGGTTGTAGTTATGTTGGTGCCACTCATAAATGTGGGGGGCGTAGCCAGTGCAGATGGGTTAACGCCTCGTGAGCGTCTTAATGAGCAGAGGAATGATTATTTCGTAAACAATTATCCAAGTATAATCTCAACTGTGCAGAGTATTTTGGAGGAGCCGGGGTTCATTAATCTACCAGATGACTATAGCTCATTAACCGATAGTCAGAAATTAGAGATTGCCGAAGGCGTAATTAATCTCATCTCACCTAATGTCCAGTATTCGGAAGATGGCCAGGTAGAATATATCTTTAACCTGATCTACCATTTGGCTAAACTTACGAAACAAGCGGATGCAAGTACATTTCAGCAAACAGTAACTTCCTTATATGAACTGTTGGGAGATGTGGATACATACTTCCTGAATATTAGTGATCAGGATTTGAACCAACTTCGTAATGCGAGCAGTTCGTACAGCTTGCTTAGCGGTGTAGATCGAGCACTGCTTGTCAACACAGCGTACTTTAAGTACGCAAGAACAAACTTCGGTAATTCTGTCTCGTATGGAACCAAGCTAAGCTTTATGACGACGCAAATAGCGCTTTTTAATGGCGTTAACGGTACAAGTGTTAGTTCTGCCTTAAACCAACTTTATAGCGTATATACGGCTACTCAAGATTATATTCAGCATCAAGATAGCAACTTTCCTCCATTTGTACTTAATTTGAGTAAAATGTCCGAGATTGTTCATGATAGCGAACTTGGTGAATTGGCGGATTGGATCATTGATAACAGACCAGAGAATGGATACGTAGACATTGCTCAGGTGCAATCCGCATTCGACTCATTCTTCGCAGATGCACCATGGTTAGATCAGTATAATGAATTCAAAAAGACCGCTAGAAGGACTAATCCAGAGGATATCCAGAAAGCAATAGCGTTCTTTAGTGATGAGCAGTTCGGAGTTTCACCTGATTTTAAATCTCTGTCTGCTGAAGACCAGCAGGCGGTAGCCGATTATTTGTTAAAGAATGATCCGCCTACTGCTGCTGGATATACAAGTCAAGGACAAGTTCAGATTATGGTGGAAGTAGCTATGCGGGCACTTGATGTGGTGCACCAGATCGGAGGGCCAACTGCCAAGACTGCGCTTGATGCGTTCTATACGAAACAAGCAGAACGTGTGAATTACTTTAATGATGCCGTCGAAAGAGAAGAATTCTATCGTCTCGTTCATGTATATCTCACTTCCTCTGATCTAGAGAAACGAATGACAGCTTATCGATTCGAACTGAGGCTCACGACAAGCCCGACAATTAGTCGTGTAATGGGGGAAACGGAATCTGCAGTGGAGTTGACCCCATATCTTAATCGGGTTGAGACGAAAGCAGATATGAAAGATAAAATCGAGAAAATTGCTTATATACAGAGCGAGGTCGAAACATACAATACCAATAATCCGACCAAACCGATGGAGAATTTCCCGCTAGATTTCAGTGAATTCAATAAGCTAACTGGTACGGATAAAAATGAATTAGCCATGCATATGTTGGAGAAACGCCCGAATGGAGGATATCTAACCTATGCAGATATTCAATATGCTTTTGATCAATATTTGAATCCGGATATTGATAATGGTAATGAATATAATCTGCGTGATGTGAATTATGCAAGAGAGGACGAAGATACAGATGATATGATCATGGCTATAGAACATCTGGAAGATATCACTTTGCCTCAGGAATATTCTAACTTCACGCCAGAATTAAAAAAATATGTAGCTAAATTCTTGATCTATCAAGTAGGGGAAGACTATGAAACAGAGTCACAAGTTCAATATATGATTGAACTGGCTGTGCAGGCACAATTAGTCTGGGAGCAAAAGGAACTGAGTGTTCTTCAGAATAAACTAGATATTTTAGCCCAATCCTTGTCCGATGGTCTTGAGCACTTTAATGATCGCAAGACAGAGGATCTGCATAAAATCGGGCAGCGTTATCTTGATCTCGGCCAAGTGAACAAACCTGTACTTGCATATACGTTTTTGCATTTATTGGTGAAGGAACGGTTGGAAGGAACATCAGCAGGGGACATTCCTAACCCTGAGTTCATTCTTGAACTTCTCTCTGCACCGTTCGAACCAATCGAGAAGGCTGACACGGTAGAGAAGATGGATCTATGGCTTGATAAAACGATGCAAGATCAGTTGAGTGGTGAACAATTTTTCCATGGCAAAAAGATCGACTTCTCAGGTTCACTTAATCTATCCAAAAGAGCTGATCTTAGCAATGAAGGCAAAAAGGAACTGGCGGAATGGGTTCTGGAGCATAAAGAGGACGGATATGAGAGTGCTTCGCACTTGCAATATGTCATTGACCAATTCTTCACCGCTCCTAATGTAACCGGGGATAACACAGCTAAAAAACTGATTGGCCTAGACTCCACTATGGAAATTTCCTTCGATGGGGGTTTGAACTGGCTTGATCTAGAATTAATTCAGCGTTTGGATCTTAATCGAAACGTGACAGTGCTGGTTCGTTATAAAGCGATCAGTGATGAGATGCCAGGACGTGCGCTGAAGTTTGTCTTTACAGCGAAAGATTCAGATGGTGGTAACACAACAACACCGACACCGACTAATCCTTCAACACCTAGCCCGTCCACGCCGACATCGTCTGCTGGAGCGCCAAGTACAACACCTGCTCCATCTACGAAACAGGAACAGATTGTTGTCGATGTCAATGGTGTTAACGGCACGAACTTGACCAAGACACCGATTACTCGTACAACTGAAACGAATGGTGTAATCAAAGATTTGGTGAAGATGAGTGAAGCGATTGCGAAGGAATCGGTAGAAAAAGCGAAACAGTTTGGCACAGACACAGCACGTATTGTCATTCCAGATGCCCAAGACGCTGTGTCCGAGACAAGGATTGAGCTGCCAAAAGCAGCCGTTAAGCAACTGAATGATGGTGCGCTTAAACTTGAAATTTCTACAGGCAATGTCGTGATATCAGTTCCAACGAGTTCGATTGCTGGGTTCGATCAAGACTTGTACTTCCGCGTTGTTCCATTGAAACTGGAATCGGAGCGTAAGGAAGTAGAAGAGCGTGCGAAGAAGGAACGGTTGATTCAGGAGATTGCTCCTAATACAAATGTACGTGTACTCGCCCGTCCAGTTGAAATTGAAACCAATATGCAAAGCAGAGAAGTTACGTTGACCTTACCACTGCGTAATAGTTTGCCAACCGACCCGGCTGCACGTCAGCAAGCATTGGACAACCTGGCGATCTACATCGAACACAGTGACGGTACTAAAGAATTGATTCAAGGTAAACTGGTGAAACTCACAGATAATAGTGAAGGCATTGAGTTCACTGTAACCAAGTTCAGTACGTTCACACTTGTCGTAGTGGATGGCTTGAAAGCTTCGCAAAGTTCACAGCTTCCATACATTCAAGGCTTTGGGGCAGACTTCCGTCCAGAAGCGTTGGTAACACGTGCGCAAATGGCGGCTATGCTGGCTCGCAACCTGACTGATGAAGCAGGATCAAGCTCTGCTGCTAGTGTGAACTACACGGATGTATCTGCAACGCACTGGGCAACCAGTGAGATTCAGAAAGCTCAATCCGCAGGCATGATGAACGGGTTGAGCACTACACAATTTGCGCCGGAAGGCTCCATTACCCGTGCACAGATGGCAACGATTGCGTATCGTTGGATGCAGCAACAAGCAAATCCAGTAACAGGTATTGAGGCAGAAGCTACGTTCACGGATGTATCAGCAGACCTGTGGGCATCGGATGCGATTGCTTATGTTCAGTCTGCAGGCTTGATGATTGGTTACAGCGATGGTTCGTTTAAGCCGAATAACAAGCTTTCACGTGCTGAAGCCGTGAAGGTTCTGAATGTGCTGTTCAATCGCACACCACGAACTGGAGTGGTGACGCCTTCGTTCAGCGATGTACCAGCAACACACTGGGCATATGCAGACATTGAAGCGGCAGCGCAAAAATAA
- a CDS encoding metallophosphoesterase family protein has translation MKKEQLPELPLASFQVITDTHVRDDAGHIHNRHLEQALADIATFSQGSSGIMHVGDVTDRGLPGEYRELERILKQHAGNLPDIRYTVGNHDIGAIVFQDPPLPLMAMTSAKVAELLEQDKHVEPTITQTRAESAALVEQLSHGLYTVPAHVSSDGKPVPSEVEPITIAELWHRRLNDFEITTGMKRSYHDHWINGYHYIFLGTEQPHPKDCELSAEQLVWLELKLSEHATPDRPIFLFLHQPLMNTVAGSMKEQGWYGVNQDAELKAVLAQYPQAILFTGHTHWQLEAQRTMYDGEGYMPTMFNASSVGYLWTDQDEHLEGSEGLHVEIYKDRVVVKGRNFVTGEWIEGAVFTVHYPVLD, from the coding sequence ATGAAAAAAGAACAGTTGCCTGAGCTGCCTCTTGCCAGCTTTCAAGTGATTACGGATACGCATGTACGAGATGATGCAGGTCATATTCATAACCGGCATTTGGAGCAGGCCTTGGCCGATATAGCGACCTTCAGTCAAGGAAGCAGTGGCATTATGCATGTTGGTGACGTGACGGATCGAGGTCTGCCGGGCGAGTATCGTGAACTAGAGCGCATACTGAAGCAACACGCTGGGAACTTGCCTGATATCCGCTATACGGTGGGAAATCATGATATTGGCGCTATCGTATTTCAAGATCCTCCGTTGCCTCTGATGGCAATGACGTCTGCCAAAGTAGCGGAGTTGTTAGAGCAAGATAAACATGTGGAGCCAACAATAACACAAACGAGAGCTGAATCGGCTGCACTGGTTGAGCAGCTATCCCACGGTTTGTATACTGTACCTGCTCATGTTTCATCAGATGGGAAGCCTGTTCCTTCCGAGGTTGAGCCGATTACAATTGCTGAGTTGTGGCATCGTCGGTTGAATGACTTTGAAATTACTACAGGTATGAAACGTTCTTATCACGATCATTGGATTAACGGGTATCACTATATTTTCTTAGGTACAGAGCAACCTCATCCGAAGGATTGCGAGTTGTCTGCCGAACAATTGGTATGGCTTGAGCTTAAGCTGTCTGAGCATGCGACGCCAGATCGTCCGATCTTTCTGTTCCTGCATCAGCCACTCATGAACACGGTAGCGGGATCAATGAAGGAACAAGGATGGTACGGGGTGAATCAGGATGCTGAGCTTAAAGCAGTTCTAGCCCAGTATCCGCAGGCTATTCTTTTCACAGGACACACGCACTGGCAGCTTGAAGCACAGCGTACAATGTACGATGGAGAAGGGTACATGCCAACCATGTTCAACGCATCTTCTGTTGGTTATCTCTGGACGGATCAGGACGAACATCTGGAGGGCAGCGAAGGACTTCATGTGGAGATTTACAAGGATCGGGTCGTTGTGAAGGGGAGGAACTTCGTGACAGGTGAATGGATTGAGGGTGCGGTGTTTACGGTACATTATCCAGTATTAGATTAA
- a CDS encoding DMT family transporter, whose translation MTNAQTYLGWVLLALAIGLELSATILLKVSDGFSRLWPSVMMFVCYGASFTFLNFAVKYMPLAVAYAIWSGVGITLIGIVGHYYFGERLRLTSMVWIGFILIGIIGLKWSDS comes from the coding sequence ATGACTAATGCTCAAACGTATCTGGGGTGGGTACTGCTCGCCCTCGCCATTGGACTGGAGCTGAGCGCCACCATTTTGCTCAAAGTATCGGACGGCTTCTCTCGTTTATGGCCTTCGGTGATGATGTTTGTCTGTTATGGAGCAAGCTTTACGTTCCTCAATTTCGCAGTGAAATATATGCCTCTAGCGGTGGCTTATGCGATCTGGTCTGGCGTGGGTATTACACTTATTGGTATTGTGGGTCATTACTATTTTGGCGAACGTCTTCGGTTGACTTCTATGGTATGGATTGGCTTTATTCTGATCGGCATTATTGGACTGAAATGGAGTGATTCCTGA
- a CDS encoding ABC transporter substrate-binding protein — MKWSQANMTWKNRLRSNWKGGMSLVLAASFALLTACGSSTPAESDTTAAASGTDTQAKAPVEIEFWYGLGGNLGDNMKKTIDAFNASQDEVVVKGIVQADYTETEQKLQAAIASKKVPAAVLSANIDWARKGYYAPMDEMIAADTNFQKDDFIQTFLNQGEVDGKQYFLPMYGTTQIMYYRMDTLKENGIDPASLTSWEKLAEAAAKMSKQENGKTTFYGWQPMWGRDNMIDAVMGKGGQILSEDGKTVMVDSPEWIETWDLFRKWIHEDKIMGIEYGGQGWEYWYKTIDNVMKNKAAGYTGSSGDQGDLDFSIVAAMQQPGWEGIGEGKPVANAILAGIPAAASPEQQQAAYKWLTYFSKTENTAAWSMNTGYIAVRQSAQDDPEFKKFSEENPQITVPLQQAAHASAPFRDPTGGKINDALKGAADKVQINNVPAAEALKEAKEKAQKELDRIAK, encoded by the coding sequence ATGAAATGGAGTCAAGCTAACATGACATGGAAAAACAGACTGAGGTCAAACTGGAAGGGTGGCATGTCCCTCGTACTAGCAGCGAGTTTTGCTCTACTGACAGCTTGTGGATCATCGACACCAGCCGAGTCCGATACAACGGCTGCTGCAAGTGGAACAGACACTCAGGCAAAGGCGCCGGTAGAGATTGAGTTCTGGTATGGTCTCGGTGGTAATCTGGGTGACAATATGAAGAAAACGATTGATGCGTTCAATGCTTCCCAGGACGAAGTTGTTGTCAAAGGAATTGTACAGGCAGACTACACAGAGACCGAACAGAAGCTGCAAGCAGCGATTGCTTCCAAGAAGGTTCCAGCGGCTGTACTGAGTGCCAATATCGACTGGGCGCGCAAAGGCTACTATGCACCGATGGATGAGATGATCGCAGCCGATACGAATTTCCAAAAGGATGACTTCATTCAAACGTTTCTGAACCAAGGAGAAGTGGACGGAAAACAATACTTCTTGCCGATGTATGGAACAACTCAAATCATGTATTACCGTATGGATACGCTCAAAGAGAACGGAATCGACCCGGCAAGTCTGACCTCATGGGAGAAACTTGCTGAGGCAGCAGCGAAAATGAGCAAACAAGAGAATGGCAAGACCACCTTCTATGGCTGGCAACCTATGTGGGGTAGGGACAATATGATTGATGCTGTAATGGGTAAAGGTGGACAAATTCTTAGTGAGGATGGCAAGACCGTTATGGTTGATTCCCCAGAGTGGATCGAGACATGGGATCTGTTCCGTAAATGGATTCACGAAGATAAGATCATGGGCATCGAATATGGTGGTCAAGGTTGGGAGTATTGGTACAAAACGATTGATAATGTGATGAAAAACAAAGCAGCAGGTTACACCGGCTCCAGTGGTGACCAAGGTGACCTAGACTTCAGCATTGTCGCTGCGATGCAACAACCAGGCTGGGAAGGTATTGGTGAAGGTAAGCCAGTTGCGAATGCGATTCTGGCAGGTATCCCGGCAGCGGCAAGCCCTGAGCAACAACAAGCGGCATATAAATGGCTGACGTACTTCTCTAAGACTGAAAACACGGCTGCATGGTCGATGAACACAGGTTATATCGCAGTTCGTCAATCCGCTCAAGATGATCCAGAGTTCAAGAAGTTCAGTGAGGAAAATCCACAAATTACAGTACCGCTTCAACAAGCAGCTCATGCATCCGCTCCATTCCGTGATCCAACGGGCGGCAAGATCAATGATGCATTGAAGGGTGCGGCAGATAAAGTGCAGATCAACAACGTTCCGGCCGCAGAGGCATTGAAGGAAGCGAAGGAGAAAGCTCAGAAAGAGCTTGATCGTATCGCGAAGTAA
- a CDS encoding GbsR/MarR family transcriptional regulator has protein sequence MVKESTGNPNQSSLPDRYELREKVIDAIANTMDLYGVNHTFGKLYGVMYFEDRPMTLEEMKTSMNMSKSNMSYAVRSLTESQMIYKLEEKKDRQDQYLAETDFYRTFQNFFGSKLQREVDVMLESIRAVIPDLSAIILSEHTSPEDRNEALRDLHKLQHAEQYYIWLQGFVNQLQEGSFYPNSAQE, from the coding sequence GTGGTGAAAGAATCTACCGGGAATCCGAATCAATCTTCATTGCCCGATCGGTATGAGCTAAGGGAGAAGGTCATCGACGCCATCGCCAACACGATGGATCTGTATGGGGTTAATCATACGTTTGGCAAATTGTATGGGGTTATGTATTTTGAGGATCGACCTATGACACTTGAAGAGATGAAGACCTCTATGAACATGAGTAAAAGTAATATGAGCTACGCTGTTCGTTCACTTACGGAGTCACAGATGATATATAAGCTGGAGGAGAAGAAGGATCGTCAGGATCAGTACCTGGCTGAAACGGATTTCTATCGCACCTTTCAGAACTTCTTCGGATCAAAGCTACAGCGCGAAGTGGATGTAATGTTAGAAAGCATCCGAGCAGTCATTCCTGATCTATCGGCGATCATCCTTTCGGAGCATACCTCACCAGAAGACCGAAATGAGGCACTACGTGACCTGCACAAACTTCAACATGCGGAGCAATACTATATTTGGCTTCAGGGATTCGTAAATCAATTGCAAGAGGGTAGCTTCTATCCAAACTCTGCTCAGGAATGA
- a CDS encoding carbohydrate ABC transporter permease, protein MRLKLWRESEAVFFTLPALIPLLVFWLGPLGYIVYLSFTDWDFMSPDKLFVGLDNYSYLLTNSEFYQSLKVTLLFGLGSVIPTIVGGLALAMLMNSKIKSTGVFRTLLFSPWVTPTVAVSIAWSWIFEPEVGLANLMLGWAGVSPIGWLRDANWALVAVLIVTLWKSIGWAMVFYLVALRNLPSDLLEAASIDGAGSWDKFRSITLPLISPTTFFLSIILTIQSLQAYDQINVMTQGGPAGSTRTLLYMYYQSAFESFNVGEASSIAVVIILICVLLSGVSFLLGRRLVHY, encoded by the coding sequence TTGCGATTAAAGCTATGGAGGGAGTCTGAAGCGGTATTCTTCACGTTGCCGGCTCTAATTCCGTTGCTGGTTTTCTGGCTAGGGCCTCTCGGATATATCGTTTATCTCAGTTTCACCGATTGGGACTTCATGAGCCCAGACAAGTTATTCGTTGGTTTAGACAATTACAGCTATCTGCTGACCAACTCTGAATTCTATCAATCCTTGAAGGTTACGTTGTTATTCGGGTTAGGAAGTGTCATTCCAACCATCGTTGGTGGATTAGCACTGGCAATGCTTATGAATAGCAAGATCAAATCAACCGGAGTTTTCCGGACACTACTCTTCTCGCCATGGGTAACGCCAACGGTTGCTGTATCCATCGCATGGTCTTGGATCTTCGAGCCAGAGGTAGGGCTTGCTAATCTTATGCTGGGCTGGGCGGGAGTATCTCCCATTGGATGGCTGCGTGACGCAAACTGGGCACTGGTTGCCGTGCTGATTGTTACCCTGTGGAAGTCGATTGGCTGGGCAATGGTATTCTATCTGGTTGCACTGCGCAACTTGCCATCTGATCTGCTCGAAGCGGCTTCCATTGACGGGGCAGGTAGTTGGGATAAGTTCCGAAGTATTACACTGCCGCTGATCTCACCAACGACGTTCTTTCTCTCCATTATTCTGACGATTCAGTCTCTTCAGGCTTACGACCAGATTAACGTCATGACGCAGGGTGGGCCGGCGGGATCGACGAGAACGTTGCTGTATATGTATTACCAATCTGCATTTGAATCCTTCAATGTAGGTGAGGCTTCATCCATCGCCGTTGTAATTATTCTGATCTGCGTACTGCTCTCAGGAGTATCCTTCCTGCTCGGCAGACGTTTGGTGCACTACTAA
- a CDS encoding SDR family oxidoreductase yields MIQYTLQNQRVVIIGGSSGIGLATALKAAEAGAHVVIAGRSASRLEEAKEQIAGAASASGNRTVEGYVLDNQDEEQLKLFFKQVGEFDHLFTPGAVYTRGSLSSDRETAESCFKGKFWPQYFAAKYAASHLSSSGSITLMSGGFSQRPLEGGASYAACNGAIESLGKALAVELAPVRVNVVSPGTIWREGQEGTPRGDHFKDYEKLALLQRVGRNDEIAHTVTYLMTNTFTTGSTLFVDGGYTLI; encoded by the coding sequence ATGATTCAATATACATTGCAAAACCAACGTGTCGTTATTATTGGGGGAAGCTCGGGCATTGGGCTTGCAACAGCGCTGAAGGCAGCGGAGGCAGGGGCGCATGTCGTTATTGCCGGAAGATCAGCCTCCAGACTGGAAGAAGCAAAGGAGCAGATTGCGGGTGCGGCTAGTGCGTCCGGCAATCGGACTGTCGAAGGTTATGTGTTGGACAATCAGGATGAGGAGCAACTGAAGTTATTTTTCAAACAGGTGGGCGAGTTCGACCATCTCTTCACTCCCGGAGCTGTATATACCCGTGGGTCACTGAGTTCAGATCGGGAGACGGCTGAAAGTTGTTTTAAGGGAAAGTTCTGGCCTCAGTATTTTGCCGCTAAATACGCTGCTTCACATTTGTCTTCTTCTGGATCAATAACGTTAATGTCTGGTGGATTCAGTCAGCGGCCTTTGGAAGGGGGCGCCTCTTATGCCGCTTGTAATGGAGCCATCGAGAGTTTGGGGAAAGCACTTGCTGTTGAGCTTGCGCCGGTACGGGTAAACGTCGTTTCTCCGGGAACGATCTGGCGGGAAGGGCAAGAAGGCACCCCGCGAGGAGATCACTTCAAGGACTATGAGAAGCTCGCATTACTCCAGCGTGTAGGACGGAATGATGAAATTGCGCATACCGTTACCTATCTGATGACTAACACGTTCACGACAGGCAGTACACTATTTGTCGATGGTGGGTATACGCTAATCTGA
- a CDS encoding carbohydrate ABC transporter permease, with protein MIRYLLLAMIALGTAFPFYWMVISGFKTNDEIWQFPPTFWPETFLWSNYVDAWNAAPFARYILNSTGVALAICLFQIVNSSMMAYALTHMKFRLKGTLTSLILVGYMIPSTAVYLPSYMVLSELNLLDSYTGLIVSNCVSVFSIFLIRQAFMQVSHELVEAGQLDGASHFRILWTIIAPLVRLSFAVMVLITFIEQYNNYFWPMLITKDPDLQLVSAGLRSFFVEGGAYGLAWPQIMAASAFTIAPLLVLFLFTQKTIMQSVNMTAGVNKN; from the coding sequence ATGATTCGCTATCTGTTATTAGCAATGATTGCACTAGGTACAGCCTTTCCTTTCTATTGGATGGTCATTAGCGGATTCAAAACGAATGATGAGATCTGGCAATTTCCGCCGACCTTCTGGCCGGAAACATTCCTGTGGAGCAATTACGTGGATGCGTGGAATGCCGCACCGTTTGCTCGTTACATTTTGAACAGTACTGGGGTAGCCTTGGCGATCTGTCTATTCCAGATCGTTAACTCCAGTATGATGGCATATGCGCTGACTCATATGAAATTCCGCCTCAAAGGTACACTGACATCCTTAATTCTGGTGGGTTACATGATCCCGAGTACAGCTGTGTATCTACCGAGTTACATGGTGCTTAGCGAGCTTAACTTGCTGGACTCCTACACAGGCTTGATTGTATCCAACTGTGTGAGTGTGTTCTCGATTTTCCTAATCCGCCAAGCGTTCATGCAGGTATCTCATGAATTGGTAGAAGCCGGACAGCTGGATGGTGCATCACATTTCCGAATCTTATGGACAATTATCGCGCCACTGGTTCGATTAAGCTTCGCCGTAATGGTACTGATTACGTTCATCGAACAGTACAACAATTATTTCTGGCCGATGCTGATCACCAAAGACCCTGATCTGCAGCTAGTATCGGCTGGTCTGAGAAGCTTCTTCGTCGAAGGCGGGGCATATGGACTGGCGTGGCCGCAAATTATGGCTGCGAGTGCCTTCACCATCGCACCACTCCTTGTTCTCTTCTTATTCACCCAGAAAACGATCATGCAGAGTGTCAACATGACGGCGGGTGTGAACAAGAACTGA
- a CDS encoding HAD family hydrolase encodes MLQEGTYVGGSLHPIQAVLFDKDGTLLDFTRMWGFWTDCVLNDFRERLAAREMHIDATDIPQIWGTVHDEQGRMNGYDVRGPLAMGTMDEVYAVLTWHGYRAGLSWAEAKIMVRDCLAHAEEAMEIHRPAYPLQGVRAFLEQCRNQGVVMGVVTADDTPSAVKHLQWMGLESFFDVVIGTDLVDRGKPFPDMVSLACVKLGIPASQVLVIGDTDGDMEMARAAGAAYKIGIGEPGRLTLADRTIQSFHELLNGGLAND; translated from the coding sequence ATGCTACAAGAGGGGACGTATGTAGGTGGATCACTCCATCCGATTCAAGCCGTCCTGTTTGACAAAGACGGAACGCTACTGGATTTTACTAGGATGTGGGGGTTCTGGACGGATTGTGTGCTTAATGACTTCAGAGAACGGTTGGCTGCCAGAGAAATGCATATCGATGCCACTGATATTCCACAGATCTGGGGTACGGTGCATGATGAGCAGGGACGTATGAATGGGTATGATGTACGGGGACCACTCGCCATGGGGACGATGGATGAAGTATATGCCGTGTTGACCTGGCATGGATACCGAGCAGGATTGAGCTGGGCTGAAGCCAAGATCATGGTGCGAGATTGTCTAGCGCATGCAGAAGAGGCGATGGAGATTCATCGTCCGGCATATCCACTACAAGGTGTTCGTGCATTCTTAGAGCAATGCCGTAACCAAGGCGTGGTGATGGGGGTTGTGACAGCAGACGATACCCCTAGTGCAGTTAAACATCTGCAATGGATGGGGTTGGAGTCATTCTTTGACGTCGTAATTGGTACGGACCTCGTGGATCGTGGCAAGCCTTTTCCCGATATGGTGTCGCTCGCCTGTGTGAAGTTAGGTATACCTGCATCGCAGGTCTTGGTTATCGGTGATACGGATGGTGATATGGAGATGGCACGCGCGGCTGGTGCAGCTTATAAGATTGGAATTGGAGAACCGGGGCGACTTACACTCGCAGATCGGACGATTCAGTCATTTCATGAACTTCTGAATGGTGGTTTGGCGAATGACTAA